The genomic region CTCTTTATACAAAGGTAATATTAGATAAcactaaaaaaatcttatagatGAATACCTCTttgacttattaaaatatacgatatATAAGGTGAAGCCTATCGAGTAAAACAAGACTTATAAATGTCAGTTCAAACTGCATCACTTTTGTACGAATATTCTGAGCAACCATACACACCAGGTGTGCAGTCATGAATTTGGCACCGACTATTACTATCTCTGAgcgaagaaaaataaatcatatatatatatatatataaatgagagCATATAACACAAAAATGTTGTAGGTATAAGTagcacagattttttttaagatacacGTAGTAATTACTCTTATCAGACGTCATCAGATTATTTATCGTGAACTACTACAACATAACAACtacatagattaaataatatttttgtttaatatttattttattattaaattatggatAATTATAAAAGCCTATAAATATGACATCTGATAGGAATAATTGCATTAACCAATAAATGCAAACAATCCTGCGCGCGCGCATCATTCATAATTTCATACATAACCCACGCGCGCCGTCGTGACGAAATTAAATGCAATGccgaaaatacaaattatatattaaaaaataaaatatatcaagtcGCAAAATTAAACCCATGTACTCAATTATTCGAAACCATTTTTATAGTGGACGTCACGGCGGGCAACACTGATATGTCAACACAAAATACaggtatatttacaaaataacgtACAAAACGATCAATGAGTAACAATAAGTTGGGCTCATTTGAGATTCCCATTAAACAATATTCCCTGCGAACAAACATCGCACGGGCTACAACAGCAAACTACACTCCTTTACCGACGTACCTTGTGATGATATAGACAATTTACAACACACACATATAacgtaataattgtataaaaataataatgaacatttaaacggaaatattcataataatggaACAGAAGTCTTtacacaacaataattaatataaaatatttacaaataaccaacgtaacgatatatttattttatatattgatagctAAATTAAACTACGGTATAAATACTTGCATTGACTGTCGCCATCGGTCAACGCTCGTTCAGTCGCTGGGGGTAGCAATTACAATATTGTTCAAATCGAAAGCGATTTATGTTAACATTAGAATCGATGAACGAGTTTCAGACCACCTTCATCAGAGAGCACCTTCTGTGCGCAGACGCAGATACCGAcgtctcactctcataatctgataggGGGAGCGATCAGGAATATGGCCAAGTCATCTCACGCGAATTCCGAGGCATAGGAGTAATACTGCCAATTGCCTATCTCTTAATACGATGAGTAGTCGCTTTCTAAATGAATACCATTGCGATCGCTAGTGTCACAGTAACAGCCTGCTGTTTTTGCCATCAATaatgttgaatatattaaaacagtttGATGGTAGTTTAATACTTTCAGTCATATTTCGAGTAACACTTAAATCGTAGTTGTCTTATCATCATATAAATCATTGTCGTATCAGAAATTTCCTTGCCTTTGTGTTACTGAATTATTATTGGAAACGTTTTACAGTCTCACAGATAATAAACGATTTTGGTCGATACATTCCgacaacttattatttacattattaaagtgCAATAGAGTAAAAACTATATCGTTTACCTGGGTTCGGCTCGTATTGTGTATACtgctttaaaaacaatttacagcAGACTGGAAATTGAAAaagattttaactttttaaataatttaaaattatgaatatttaaacgttCAATACTTGTGCTAACAGTCTAtttcaacataattatttctttactaTACTTTTGCTGAATTTCTATTACAAACTgaccaataaatataataataataataatacccaaGTAACTGATAAAGTATTTTCTCTTGTATCACTTTAaagacatttataattttaaatacctcTCAGAATTAGAAAGCCCAATAGGCATAAGATCTTGATTTcgtttagttattttttgtcaatttcaTGCAGtagtaaatttcatataaacccaatatgtaaatattaaaattagtaaatcaTGTGTTAATCGTTTATGATCTACAATACACAGGGACGGACGAACGGAACGCACTCGTAAATATTACAGAGAGCTCTAGTTTAGTAATTACTTCCCAACCGAAATtctagtttattaaattttaatatacaacttCAAAGTAATACCGAATTTGATATGTcacgataaaacatttttcacaagttttaaattattaaaaagaaagtgaaatgaaatcatttttttccCTCGTgtgataactttataaacatataaattaaataagaaaataaatacaaatatacaaaatttatgaaaGTATTTGTGACCGAACAATATGGAATTACCAGTATACCAGTAAGTAGTCAATATCTTTaagttatatcattaaaatttctttaatttcactaaatatttttagagtcTAGCAGTATCGTGCGCTCGTCGTGCACGTGCATCGTAAGTAGTAATCTATGTGGGAGTGATTACTGCAGACATGCTTGCAGCTTCTCGATCCACTCTTGCGCAGCGTTCGCGTCGCTCGCACAGAAATTATACGTTCTTCTGCTCGTCCTTAACTGTTAAATCGAAagaatttatatcaataaaaacaaaaacaatttttttgtcatatatttatagttatctaTTTAAAgtacctttatttattattaataaataaataattaattaaacttaatctaataaattcaaataacgaATGCtatttttctaaactgaatTAATTGTAGTTAATTTTtggcataatatatatttttttatgatatggaaCGATCACATGTTGCGATACATACGTCGAAGAAGGATCTGTCGTCGCACTTCTTGGGCGGTCCAGGAGCGGGCGGGGCCTGCATCACTGTCAGCACTTCCGCCAGGTCTGTGAGCGGCGAGGGGTTGAAGTTTTAAGTAGTTACACGTATAACTCTTAGCATAAAAAATCCtgctgaatttttatttattttaatatatgtatttttttactcacCAATGAATCCTTTACAATGCGAGTCTTCCATCGCGTCATAATATCGCAGTTGATGTTTTATGGAGTCGAGGACGAACCATCTAAAAcacattttcaaatatgtaataGCAATGGGTATATTTCTATCTCtataagaacattttatttttgacatcaGTACACAGTCGACGGTCACCTCTGCTTCCAGCCCTTGAGCAGCGCGCCGCGCTTGTAGAGATGTCCCTCGTGCGTGCGGTTCTCGGCCACGTTGGAGGAGAACTGCTCGTAGTACTGCTGCGACACGGCGGCGGGCGGGCGCTCGGCGTGGCGgtcgggcggcggcggcgggcccAGGCGCGGCGGGCACGGCGCCGCCAGCGCGTCGGCGCAGCGCTCGTGGCACAGCGCGCCGCAGTCGGCGCAGCGCGCGCCGCAGCCCAGCGGCCCCCACAGCAGGTCGGCGCAGTGCTCGCagcgcgcgggcgcggcggcgggcgcgggcgcccAGCggtgcgcggcgggcggcggcgcggcggccaGGCGCGCGCGCGCCAGCACCTCCAGCGTGCCGCGCCGGTGCGCCGCGCGCGTGGCCACGCGCACCAGCCCGCTGCACATGGACGCGTTGCGCTGCGGGGAGCCACTCGGTTAGCCTCTCGGTTAGCCGCTCGGGGAGCCAGTCGGTCTCGACGACTATACGCGGTCGGGGGCCGGGCACCTGCAGTTCCAGGGTGTTGGGCAGCTCCAGCTGGTCCCACCGCACGCGCCACTTTTGCGGGAGATGTCCCAGCTCCAGCTCGAGCTGCCTGAGCCTCTCCAGCAGACCGGTGAACGCGTCCGGCATGCACCGCGATATACTGTCGTATCTGTGTATCGAATagattcttttattttactgtatattttatttgcaggatgtttttttttctaccacAACTCTTACAGCGTTTCTAACGGATACATTAGTGTCTAGCACAATACATTCGATCTTTTCAAATATGAAGGAGCTCCGTACCCGCCCACGACGAGTCGCCGCTGAAGGGGCGCAGGCCGATCGTCGGACCACAGGTCGGGCTCGTAGGGCGCTCCGTGCGAGAGCTCCTCGCTCACGTAGTACTCCCACACTTCCAGACTGCTCACTGCGCTTACGGGTCTCAGAACCTGTGACAGACGGTAGCGTTAGAACGACCTGCAGCCGACCCTCAGTACTATCTCTGCCCATGCGTTTTTCAATTCATTATTACTCTACGTAACGTGCACGGTCACTGCCTCGTTTTAAGCATGataagtataaattacattcatattttataaattaataaggcaAACGAGCAAAGTGGTCACTCGGTGATATTAACGACACAGGTACCATTATTATTCACCGTCAAGGCGCTACTGTGATATCTAAGATACGTCGCCTATAATTAAAGTAGTTCACTCACCGTTCATACTTTAtaccgaaacacaaaaataaaatacttatatagttATTGAGCATGTAGAATGAGTTGCTCTCGTAACTCGGTTACCGACCTGCTATCGAACTCTACTACCGGCTGAATCGATcactattttgtaaataatcttaaattggAGAGTTATGCCAAAATTTAACAAACCACCAAACATATTcgccttaaaaatataatttctcgaATATTTGGAGATTCTCAAAAGTAAGCTAACGTAATTGAAGTACTCGTATTTCAGAGGAAATATAATCTTTTGCACCTTTTGGCATACCTGAGTCCAACTCAAACATGAGATTATTTTTCAACTACATACATgcagcatttatttattactcagTCAATGTACAGTCaaagtaagaaaaccttcgtcagttttcaaattcattcctttatcaagtcgtaaactctttgtaccttttgaatctaaagcactatacagacaactgcatataaaattaaactaaaataatatggtaacttggttcaaaatagtgtaacatctttggactacgtctagtgtcatcaacataaaaacttttttatggcctaattagtcatgaCAAgctttaaattagatatgatatcttctattgaattgtcaaagtctgtcagtgtaatatattttcttgcaatatcttgcaatcttagaataaaaacgcttgtaatattattcggccgttattttaagtgacggttaatgtaatgacgtgacgtgtgatgagtggttctaTCGggaccgggaagtggtggtgattccttggcctgcaaaagcggcggatataccctatcgaaaatctatggggtttgaagGTGCaacggtggataaataataacgatagaaccaaagcagctgtcgtagaacattgcgaTGTATCTGGGAGGGCTTCGGAGGAACCGATATatactctcgccttgttggatcaatgcgacagcgacgacaagctgtgattgatatgaatagcggatatactcgtttttaataaaataaataagatttgtttaaatgaataaattttaccataattactatttatttttactaatttaattttactattttatttactatttccgtcctgcggtttcactcGCGTTCCCCGAAGATTTTGTTTTCCCGGCATTAAAAGAATCCAATATGCTATTCCAGTAcgtattctatctgtgtgcaaaattttatccaaatccgtttagtaaattttacgtaaaagtcacaaacatccatccatacctcagataaatcagccagatccatacacacaaactttcgcgtttataatattagtaggaagtaggattactactatgcactctcttttataagagacaagtcaatgtcctaatctccgatgttacacgagcatgcacgaaggactatgaggtttcgtgaaaagttggtaattatcataccgatggacgatcttattattattatagaaatgctattatactctttgctagatgcgacttataatgacatcgcgacgcaatatgtcatactcatcggtaaagcagattgtcgctcatactgagcacacgaaaatagatcttaaggtgacgaaccttttcttaccctgACTGTACAAATGTTTAGCATACTGGATCTACCGGAGAGCTCGGGTAATAAATTCAGAACAAGTATATTGTACGTAATTCAATCGTGAGCCATTTTCAATTCAATGTCTAtgcgtttattaaaaaaatattattaaatttagaattattttatataatttttaaatttcgaatttcagAACAAACAGCGAGGGTGGAAAttaaaccttctccacaaattgctattaactaaataaaaaattaaaaaaaccattTTTGTGGAACCTTCATGGGTGTGTAGTCTAGCAGAgcggttttttaatttatagcgaTTACGatcaaaaaattacatatgttCATCACATGGCATATCGGTTTCAAAACCTCTTTACATGAGTGATGCAATAATTACCAAGTTATACGCACTGGGTCATAGTAGAGCGTCGACCGCTGGTGCAAACGCAGcaataatacaaacaaaattaataatcagCAATATCCGCTTTAAGACTCGCAGAGACAGTGACGAGATCGTCCGAAGTCCGTGACATTACAACTTCTTCTTGAATATTTAGTGACATTACTTTGTATAGTGTATATATCTGTATGTTTACGGGctatttttcttaaatcattTCGTGTCCCAGATTTTAAGTTCACCTGAGTTTAGCTACAGAATTCACCTTTTTAAAGgacttttaaatgtaaaatcatACGTAAAAATACTCTAATTGATCCGATGACTGACGTATTTTAGAtgtaaaaacgaataaaagagTTAAGTcaacaaatatgtaataatgacCGAGACGAGGCGACGAGAATGTGGGCACATACCGGGTTATCGAGGTCGGGCGTGTAGAGCAGGTTGTAGAAGAGCGGCGACCGCTGGTGCAGGCGCTCCACGTACTCGAACAGGCCCAGCGCGGCGCGCCCGTCCTCGCCCTCCGCGCTCGCTGCGCCCGCGCCGCACGTCTCCACGCCCTGCGACACACGCACACACTGTACCGCCGCCACTGTGTAGCCGCCGTTTACGCACTCGCGCAGCGGCGGGGAGCGGCGGGGAGCGGCGGGCGTACCAGGCGCGAGACGTCCACGCGCCGCTCGTCGGGTGTCAGGCCGAGCTCCGCTCGCTGCGCCTCGCTGTCCAGCAGGAAGGTGCGGAAGCGACACGACACGCAGTGGTACGCGACGAACCGCAAGTAGTAGTCGTTGAACTCGAACGCCAGCGGGAACTGCTTCTGGAgctgaaatatataatacgtacatAAAATTACGAACAAAACCGAGCGACCGAactttcaaaaattttactcGAATGTCCCAAAACCTACactttgattaatataaaacataacattggTTGAAAATccaattttgtttataactggGTTCAAGGATGCAAATAATGAAACGTTTGTGGTATAGGGACTCGTATCGAGGTACGATAGGTACCTGGTGTACGGCATCGAGGAACATGAGGAATGTTGGCGTGAATCCCTGCTGCGGCGTAGCGGCCAGATTGGAACGTTGCTGGAACTTGTGGCCCAGGGCGAGCCACTCCTTTTCGACGAGAATACGAAAACCTTCGAGCGTTCTATAGTATGGGTCGAGGCAAATTTGCGCCAATGAcgatatctaaaataaaataacataaaataatttaaaaaatcacgaactattttaattgaaattaattcaaaCGTATCACATTACCTGCGCAGTTACATCCCAACCGTCTTCCAGAGACAGGAGCACCGACGACCCCTGGACGTCCAAAAGATCCACAACCGCACCGGAGAGCTGAAACAACTGCCGCAGCTGCCACAACCAGCCCGACTCCTCCACGAGCCTGAAAGTAAATACGAGGGTACAAGTCGACAAACACGGAGGTCGCCGACGGCGGGTCCTTCGACGAGCGGTACCTGAGGAAGCCGGGCTCgtcggcggcgggcgcggcgggcggcgcgggcgcggagGGCGCGGCGGCGCGCAGCAACTTCTTGAAGGCGTGCTTGGTGGCGCGCGCGTCGGGGTAGTCCAGCGGCACGGGCTCCACGCCCGCctgcgcgccgcccgcgcccttCTCCGCCAGCACGTACAGCGCCGCACGCCGCGCCATGCCCTCGCCCGACACTGCGGGCGGTCACACTGACTTAGTACGCGAGACATCCACGACCGAATTGAACATGTGTAGATCGAGTGGAGGGGGAAGCTACCAGCGTCGAGGTCCACTGCGGAGAGTCTCGCGCGCGGCGTGTAGAGCTCGAGATGCGAGGGCTGGCGCCGGTCCTTGAGCGAGCCCCAGCGACCGAAGTGTCGCGTCGCCCCCGCCCCACCCGCACTCTTGCCGCCGCTGCCTCGACCCAGCACCCTACCGACGACCGTAAAACAATAAGTCAGTTAAAACGCACCCACCTATACACCAATAGTTAAAGCtttcattaacaaattaaaaatgaaagccACTTCTGCTAAGCATAAAGGCTTAGttcaagataatttaattatttccttagcaaaatgagaaatatgctttATATTTCTTAGTTGCAAAAGTacaatgtcatatattttttgttattaaattgatCAAGAATTTTGCAGCAGTAGAACTGACCCCAGAGTCCCGGCTGCCTTGCTGAGCAGCGGCGTGTGGTTGTGTTGTTGTTCCTCACAGCACAATAGTAGGGAGTCCAGGCTCAGACTAGAATCGTCCAATTCACCGCGAGACGCTGGTGTCAAGGATACTAATGTCGCTAAGTATCTTTCCTGAAATAAACATTAcgttaatacttaatatacattTGCACTATAAAGCAACTAATCGGTTTACGACAACTTTTAGACAACCACAACTAATATTGGGTTAAACCCTTCCAAGGAAATATGACGGGAAATGTTGTCATAACAAAAATGTCGGCTACATGCTCACTTGTTCTATACTAGAGGTAGTTTCAGTTCCACTCTGTGTCGTTGCAGGGTTTTGATGACTGGAAGACTTCAGCATCCCCATCACGCCTTTATGGTGAGATGCAGCTGATCTAGATCACACATATACatgtattgaattaaaagtGTATTAACACATTGATATAATACCTTCAcgaattgaattaaaatgttctttttgGGAGGACACCGACGGCAGCTATTTCGTCCGAAATAACCGGGCACAAAATGATTTAATACAACAAGAGATTGTGTATATATTCCTTTACGGCTACGCAGTCTCATGCAAAATGAAGTTCGATAGCTTCACAATGCGGGCCGCCGTACCTCGCCAGCAGCGCCTTGGTGCGCGGGTGTCGCCACGTGAGCACCGGCACGCGACCCTGGCGGTAGCAGCGCGACGCGCGCCGCAGGGACTCGTCCGACACGCTCTCGGGCACCGCCACCACCGCCGGGTAGCTGCCGACGATAACACTCATTCAAGCACAGTCAATAGGaagatttattcaattaattgaaAGTGAATTTATTCAAAGCTTCAAATTTGAATGGGGCCGAGAGACACGGAATGTGAAAACAAAAAAGGATTATTAAAATGCATCGGTCACATCGAAGAAGTCTGAAGAATTCagcaaataaactttttatactaGACAATGAAGACATAGTAGATACGTCATAATGAAGACGAGCAGACTTTAGGAAGTCGTGCCCTGAGAACGAGGGCGCGCGACCGACCTCCTGCAGAGCGTGTAGAGCGCGTTGGCGTGCGACAGGCGGAAGGGCGCCGCGGCGAGCCCCAGGCGCGCCCAGTCGCGCGCGTACACGCGCTCGCGCACGCGCTCCAGCGAGCGCGCGTGCGCGCACTCCGCGCCctccgccgcgccgccgcccagCTCCAGCTCCTCCACTGCGCAGCACGAGTACTCGTATACATAATCGAACCTTAGAGTTACATATTCTGCTATATTACGCACTACGGGCAGCTCTTGAtcagtatatatttgtatgtagtaCGAAAATATTTCACTTTACTACTTTGTCCACTGTAATTATTCTTCGAAAGTTTCGATAGGAGCTTCGCTAACATTAAAGATACGATTTTTTTTCCGAATCCTTGATCAATATCATTTTTCAAGATGATATTCAATATGATCGTAATAATTGCGCAGTTGGAATAGTCTATAGTAAATTTTGATATCGACTATTTTGGACTTACATGACAACGTATCAGCCGAAAGCGAAGACATCAAAGGGGGCGAGGTGAGTGACCGCGCGTCTGAAGAAGGAAGGACATACTTCTGTCTCTTCGAGGGTTTCGGTTTTAAGCCTGCACGTCGAGCCGTCTTCAACAGGGTCTTTTTGGCAAAGCCTCTATGAAACAAAGACGTAAACGACTGTTTttagtaattacatttaaataccaTTTTCGGATTTAAAATGAAACGGAATCAAAACGTGAAAGCGCTAATAGGAATGTTAAGAGGTCGAGTGGTACCCACTTGAGCGTGTGGTGTTTGGGCTGCGCGAGGTCCGCCGGCGGGGGAGCTCGCGGGGCCAGCGCGAAGTGCATTAGCGGGTGAGACGGGTGACGCAGGCGAGCTACGGCCTTGCGGAACGCCTCCGCCTGCTCGCTACTCACCTCCTCGTCAAGCGCGACctgatattataatagataatatattttaagcaataaaatgaattttcgaTATTGTAAATGAGGACCGACTCGTGTCATGGGAGTGATCATGACAAGAACTCACCTTGATAAGCTGGAAAGTGGCGGCACGCAGCTGCAGCCCGTCGTGCAGCGCGTGTTCCAGCTGCGCGTGCGCGGCCCGGACACCTTTCTCCCGCGTCAACGCACTCAGCGGGAAGGAGCGCACCACCGTCGCTTCGCATGCTGAGGGAAACGTTATTTAGTGTCAAAGGTAAGAAATCCCAATCGGAGAGAGCGACGCCGGCAGCGCTACTCACCGTAGGGGTCGAGCGGCACGCCCTTGAACAGCAGGCGGTAGTTGGTGAGGAACAGCGCGCCCTCGGCGGGCAGCAGCTGCGGCAGCGCGCAGCCGCGCCCGTCGGCCAGCAGCAGCGCGCgcagcgccgcgcccgcgcccgcctcgCCCGCCACCAGCGCGGGCCACGCGATGCGGGGCTGCCCGAGTGCATACGGAGGTTGAATATGGGAAAGAGACGGATGAGGATACTACAATGAATGTCAGAAAAATCGATTTCCCTCACCTTCTGCACGGGCGGCAGTCGGCGGCTCTCCCGCGCGACTGCGTCGAGCGCCTCCAGGTGCATGTGCACGACGCCCGGTACCATCTGGTGCAGGCAGCGAACGTGGTCTGCCGTCACGCCGCCCTCCGTGCACACCTGCACGCGCACGCACATTGAGAAGGCGTTGAAATTTATTCTATTTGATTATTGATGGGTTTTGATTTTCTTAATAACATGTTTAATGAGTCAAAGggcaaacatttatattttatccaaaggtaataaacaaaaaaataaatatgaaaatctatTTCACAGATTGGAGTACCTTGTCGACAAATCTGGAGACCATCTTTATCACATTGTTGCCGGCTTCTCCCGGATCTGCCTCTTCGAAACCTGATTCTGCATCCGCGCTATCTGACTCCGcaacacttaaatatttattaataactaaatttagTCATTGAATGAAGATAGAAGACAGACGGGGAAATGTACCTCTTCTTGTTAATTGGAAATATAAAGAACTTCTCATACGTCTGTTATTACTCACTATTTAAATCAGAATATGGCAATACAAAGTTTGCCGGTAAATTAACCCACCCAGACGGTCCTGTAATAACCCTCCCACGGAAGCCGATTGTCGgtggatataatatttatccagACAGACCTATAAGAGGGTACCGGTGCGTGTGTCACACGTAGGTAGGCACGAGTACCTGTTGGTGATGCTGTTGCTGGCGCGGTCGGCGTCGTCTCCGCGCACGTCGGCCCGCCGGCCGGCGCCCTCCAGCGGCAGCAGCAGGTACACCATGCGGTTGGCGTAGTGGATGGCCTGGCTGTACAGCGTCGACTCCTCGCTCGCTATCAGCTCGCGTTGCTTCTCTGTGCGTCGGTAGAAACATCTTTATAATCACATATACACatacttatttaaacataattattgcgTTAATTTAGGATCCCTTTCTTACAAAAAATGACAGCAATCAAATACATTCTTTAATCCTATAAGCAATTCTGGGTTGTGGATATTTGAATTGAAACACTACGAACGAGTTCTTTATGTTACCTGGCGGTAAGCTGGGCCAGAGCCGCATCTGTTCTGCCGCGATTTCCAACGCGCTCGGTTCTTGAGCTTTTAGTAACGATATATACTCGTCGTCTTCCCTAAAAtaaagcatacatttttttaaattcgttacATTAAACTATACATAACtgtcaaacaaaatatttaatcatctcCTAAAATAGGATACTCGTTAATATTATGACTGTTAGCTTAATGAGACCTGGGACTAGGCATGCGGTGGTGGTGCGTGGGACTGGGCAGATACAGCGCCTTGATGTCGCGCTGTACTTCTTGATAAAAGGCCGCCTCCCAGAACTGCTGACTCGTCCACACCTGGTGCTCCTGGTCATAAAATCAAAGAACGTTTTCATCTGAGTAACAATTGTGAATTTTACAGCATATAGTCAGTTTTAATGTACAACCTTATAATGAACAGTGTAAAAGTTGAATTGGACCTCTAGAACTCGTCTACGAAAGGAAACGATGTCGGTACGTACCTGTATGCACATGTACGCGTACTGGATGACGCCGGTGCACAGCTTGCGGCAGTAGGCGGTGGCGAGCGGCAGCACGGCGGCGGCGACGGAGTGCTCGTCCAGCGCGCTCGCGGACTGCAGCGCGCAGTTCATGAGCCTACACGAATGTGCATGCGTAAGCTAATGTTACTACCTCATTTAAAGCTCATGACGTCTCTGCTCCTAACATAAGTAATTTACTACGCTACGCTTATTCAGAATCAagcattagtattttttttgtgatagtCGGCTGTGATATCCGGTTGTTAGCAATTGTAATATCAAAGTTCTCAAGGTTACTTCAAAATCCAAATTATTCCATACATGGAATACATACATAAAgttacatatttgtattttcatttttatttatgatgacCGGAAACAGGGTTGAGGAATACAAGGTCGAATCCATCACAAACAAT from Vanessa tameamea isolate UH-Manoa-2023 chromosome 22, ilVanTame1 primary haplotype, whole genome shotgun sequence harbors:
- the LOC113398145 gene encoding myotubularin-related protein 13 isoform X2, whose amino-acid sequence is MSRLVDYFVIVGFDHEKERGGLSNGIILQRFPEINWKDTPFHDGIEWFCQPQGWALSTERSEPRFYVSVLTDVDANRHYCACLCFNETVAITPTKPADEDEESLDSSRHVSNITHHSIMYAPKCLVIVSRQDYIDTFRNCLGIIYTVWVENLGVPLETLVGNLLGCVLVPPAGGPQVRFSIGAGDRQALQPPAAPPMPVTHNAVYMLLRLLGIHNSVTLWCAVMSEHKVLLVSLAGARLSAACRALAALMFPFRYAHVYIPLLPAGLAEVLATPTPFLIGVHSSLKEEVSELLDVIVADLDVGSLHIPAGVNIPRPEGKLLSSLQDALALVLQPELKSADSAFAPPPPSSSPPHMLDKEIRAVFMRTLAKLLQGYRHCLTIIRIHPSPVLTFHKAGFLGARGLSQCPFAVRLLDSMFFNGLVAERGPPWRPTDIWDELVQNLPEQLRLESLNPELELQHIQDLAMQLHLNENPNPQGVSTQTYSQRVLRPPEGASARIHQPPLPPLDAERVHAVIEEVTARNANNPKLSAIRLPAPRIIPPGASPTGAVEHTQLLLTNSARRLEVLRACVAATFECRYADARKSFPGVVRALRAPGARAALVRDLAARLPTNKHLLQHHQFELVVRLMNCALQSASALDEHSVAAAVLPLATAYCRKLCTGVIQYAYMCIQEHQVWTSQQFWEAAFYQEVQRDIKALYLPSPTHHHRMPSPREDDEYISLLKAQEPSALEIAAEQMRLWPSLPPEKQRELIASEESTLYSQAIHYANRMVYLLLPLEGAGRRADVRGDDADRASNSITNSVAESDSADAESGFEEADPGEAGNNVIKMVSRFVDKVCTEGGVTADHVRCLHQMVPGVVHMHLEALDAVARESRRLPPVQKPRIAWPALVAGEAGAGAALRALLLADGRGCALPQLLPAEGALFLTNYRLLFKGVPLDPYACEATVVRSFPLSALTREKGVRAAHAQLEHALHDGLQLRAATFQLIKVALDEEVSSEQAEAFRKAVARLRHPSHPLMHFALAPRAPPPADLAQPKHHTLKGFAKKTLLKTARRAGLKPKPSKRQKYVLPSSDARSLTSPPLMSSLSADTLSLEELELGGGAAEGAECAHARSLERVRERVYARDWARLGLAAAPFRLSHANALYTLCRSYPAVVAVPESVSDESLRRASRCYRQGRVPVLTWRHPRTKALLARSAASHHKGVMGMLKSSSHQNPATTQSGTETTSSIEQERYLATLVSLTPASRGELDDSSLSLDSLLLCCEEQQHNHTPLLSKAAGTLGVLGRGSGGKSAGGAGATRHFGRWGSLKDRRQPSHLELYTPRARLSAVDLDAVSGEGMARRAALYVLAEKGAGGAQAGVEPVPLDYPDARATKHAFKKLLRAAAPSAPAPPAAPAADEPGFLRLVEESGWLWQLRQLFQLSGAVVDLLDVQGSSVLLSLEDGWDVTAQISSLAQICLDPYYRTLEGFRILVEKEWLALGHKFQQRSNLAATPQQGFTPTFLMFLDAVHQLQKQFPLAFEFNDYYLRFVAYHCVSCRFRTFLLDSEAQRAELGLTPDERRVDVSRLGVETCGAGAASAEGEDGRAALGLFEYVERLHQRSPLFYNLLYTPDLDNPVLRPVSAVSSLEVWEYYVSEELSHGAPYEPDLWSDDRPAPLQRRLVVGGYDSISRCMPDAFTGLLERLRQLELELGHLPQKWRVRWDQLELPNTLELQRNASMCSGLVRVATRAAHRRGTLEVLARARLAAAPPPAAHRWAPAPAAAPARCEHCADLLWGPLGCGARCADCGALCHERCADALAAPCPPRLGPPPPPDRHAERPPAAVSQQYYEQFSSNVAENRTHEGHLYKRGALLKGWKQRWFVLDSIKHQLRYYDAMEDSHCKGFIDLAEVLTVMQAPPAPGPPKKCDDRSFFDLRTSRRTYNFCASDANAAQEWIEKLQACLQ